One window of the Paraburkholderia sp. PGU19 genome contains the following:
- the gyrA gene encoding DNA gyrase subunit A, which yields MDQFAKETLPISLEEEMRRSYIEYAMSVIVGRALPDVRDGLKPVHRRVLYAMHELNNDWNRAYKKSARIVGDVIGKYHPHGDSAVYDTIVRMAQDFSLRYMLVDGQGNFGSVDGDNAAAMRYTEIRMAKIGHELLADIDKETVDFQPNYDGSENEPTILPARIPNLLINGSSGIAVGMATNIPPHNLTEIVDACHHLLKNPEATIDELIEIVPAPDFPTAGIIYGVAGVRDGYRTGRGRVVMRATTHFEEIDRGQRMAIIVDELPYQVNKRSLLERIAELVNEKKLEGISDIRDESDKSGMRVVIELKRGEVPEVILNNLYKATQLQDTFGMNMVALVDGQPKLLNLKEMLSHFLSHRREVLTRRTVYELRKARERGHVLEGLAVALANIDDFIAIIKAAPTPPIAKQELMDRPWDSSIVREMLQRAETDNASSGGRAAYRPEGLNPAYGMQADGLYRLSDTQAQEILQMRLQRLTGLEQDKILSEYRDVMTQIADLLDILARPERITSIIFDELTSIKGEFGDERRSRIEMNATELNTEDLITPQDMVVTMSHSGYVKSQPLSEYRAQKRGGRGKQATQMKEDDWIDTLFIANTHDHILCFSNRGRVYWLKVYEVPQGSRNSRGRPIVNMFPLLEGEKITVVLPVKEFSADKFIFMATALGTVKKTPLEAFSRPLKKGIIAVGLDDGDYLIGAAITDGEHDVMLFSDSGKAVRFDENDVRPMGREARGVRGMQLEDGQQVIALLVAGDEQESVLTATENGYGKRTPITEYTRHGRGTKGMIAIQTSERNGKVVAATLVDAEAQIMLITNTGVLIRTRVSEIREMGRATQGVTLISLDEGTKLSGLQQVAEAEADVDGDADAPADEAGGDENEAS from the coding sequence ATGGATCAATTCGCCAAAGAGACTCTACCAATCTCCCTAGAGGAGGAAATGCGCCGCTCGTATATCGAGTACGCGATGAGCGTGATTGTAGGGCGCGCGCTTCCCGATGTCCGCGATGGTCTGAAGCCGGTTCACCGGCGCGTGCTGTACGCCATGCACGAGCTGAACAACGACTGGAACCGGGCGTACAAGAAGTCGGCGCGTATCGTCGGCGATGTGATCGGTAAGTATCACCCGCACGGCGACTCGGCTGTATACGACACGATCGTCCGCATGGCGCAGGATTTTTCGCTGCGCTACATGCTCGTCGACGGACAAGGCAATTTCGGGTCAGTCGACGGCGACAACGCCGCGGCGATGCGTTACACCGAAATCCGCATGGCGAAGATCGGCCACGAGCTGCTCGCCGACATCGACAAGGAAACGGTCGACTTCCAGCCGAACTACGACGGCAGCGAAAACGAACCGACCATTCTGCCCGCGCGCATCCCGAACCTGCTGATCAACGGCTCGTCGGGCATTGCTGTCGGCATGGCGACGAATATTCCGCCGCACAATCTGACCGAAATCGTCGACGCCTGCCATCACCTGCTGAAGAACCCGGAAGCGACGATCGACGAGCTGATCGAGATCGTGCCGGCGCCGGATTTCCCGACGGCGGGCATCATCTATGGCGTCGCCGGCGTGCGCGACGGCTACCGCACGGGGCGCGGGCGCGTCGTGATGCGCGCGACCACGCACTTTGAAGAGATCGATCGCGGCCAGCGCATGGCGATCATCGTCGACGAACTGCCGTACCAGGTGAACAAGCGTTCGCTGCTCGAGCGGATTGCCGAGCTTGTGAATGAGAAAAAGCTGGAAGGCATCTCGGACATTCGCGACGAATCCGACAAGAGCGGCATGCGCGTCGTGATCGAGCTGAAGCGCGGCGAAGTGCCTGAGGTCATTCTCAACAATCTGTACAAGGCGACGCAGCTTCAGGACACGTTCGGCATGAACATGGTCGCGCTGGTCGATGGCCAGCCGAAGCTGCTGAACCTGAAGGAAATGCTGTCGCATTTCCTGTCGCACCGTCGCGAAGTATTGACGCGGCGCACTGTATACGAATTGCGCAAGGCGCGCGAACGCGGCCACGTGCTCGAAGGCCTCGCCGTCGCGCTCGCCAACATCGACGATTTCATCGCGATCATCAAGGCCGCGCCGACGCCGCCCATCGCGAAGCAGGAGTTGATGGACCGCCCGTGGGATTCGTCGATCGTGCGCGAAATGCTGCAGCGCGCGGAGACGGACAATGCTTCGTCGGGCGGCCGCGCCGCGTACCGTCCGGAAGGGTTGAACCCGGCGTATGGCATGCAGGCCGACGGACTCTACCGTCTGTCGGACACGCAGGCGCAGGAAATTTTGCAGATGCGTCTGCAACGCCTGACGGGCCTCGAGCAGGACAAGATCCTCAGTGAGTATCGTGACGTGATGACGCAGATCGCCGATTTGCTGGATATCCTCGCGCGTCCCGAGCGCATAACTTCGATCATCTTCGACGAACTCACCTCGATCAAGGGCGAATTCGGCGACGAGCGCCGCTCGCGCATCGAGATGAACGCGACCGAGCTGAACACGGAAGACCTCATCACGCCGCAGGACATGGTCGTGACGATGTCGCACTCCGGTTACGTGAAATCGCAGCCGTTGTCCGAATATCGCGCCCAGAAGCGCGGAGGTCGCGGCAAGCAGGCGACGCAGATGAAGGAAGACGACTGGATCGACACGCTCTTCATCGCGAACACGCATGACCACATCCTGTGCTTCTCGAACCGCGGCCGCGTTTACTGGCTGAAGGTTTACGAAGTGCCGCAGGGCTCGCGCAATTCGCGCGGCCGTCCGATCGTCAACATGTTCCCGCTGCTGGAAGGCGAGAAGATCACTGTCGTGCTGCCCGTCAAGGAATTCTCGGCCGACAAGTTCATCTTCATGGCGACGGCCCTCGGCACGGTCAAGAAGACGCCGCTCGAAGCATTCAGCCGTCCGCTGAAGAAGGGCATCATCGCGGTCGGTCTCGATGACGGTGATTACCTGATCGGCGCGGCGATCACCGACGGCGAGCATGACGTGATGCTGTTCTCGGATTCGGGCAAGGCAGTCCGCTTCGACGAGAACGACGTTCGTCCGATGGGCCGTGAAGCGCGCGGCGTGCGCGGCATGCAGCTCGAAGACGGTCAGCAGGTGATTGCGCTGCTCGTCGCGGGCGACGAACAGGAGTCGGTGCTGACGGCAACGGAAAACGGCTACGGCAAGCGCACCCCGATCACGGAGTACACGCGCCACGGCCGCGGCACAAAGGGCATGATCGCGATCCAGACGTCTGAGCGTAACGGCAAGGTGGTCGCCGCGACGCTGGTCGACGCGGAAGCGCAGATCATGCTGATCACCAATACGGGCGTGCTGATCCGCACGCGTGTGTCGGAAATTCGAGAAATGGGCCGCGCTACGCAAGGTGTTACACTCATCAGCCTTGATGAAGGCACCAAGCTTTCCGGTCTGCAGCAGGTTGCTGAAGCGGAAGCAGACGTGGACGGCGACGCCGACGCGCCTGCGGACGAAGCGGGCGGCGACGAAAACGAAGCGTCGTGA
- the aroA gene encoding 3-phosphoshikimate 1-carboxyvinyltransferase has protein sequence MEHLDLGPFSRASGTVRLPGSKSISNRVLLLAALSEGETTITNLLDSDDTRVMLDALEKLGVKVKRDGDTCVVTGTRGALPAARADLFLGNAGTAVRPLTAALAVNGGDYRIHGVPRMHERPIGDLVDGLRQIGAKIDYEENEGFPPLRIRPGQISVDAPIRVRGDVSSQFLTALLMTLPLVKTESGETIVEVAGELISKPYIEITIALMARFGIKVERLGWERFTIPNGVRYQSPGKVMVEGDASSASYFLAAGALGGGPLRVEGVGRASIQGDVGFATALMKMGANVTMGDDWIEVRGVGNDHGKLDPIDMDFNLIPDAAMTIAVAALFADGTSTLRNIASWRVKETDRIAAMATELRKVGAKVQEGEDFLVVTPPETLTPNAAIDTYDDHRMAMCFSLVSLGGVPVRINDPKCVGKTFPDYFERFLALAQP, from the coding sequence ATGGAACATCTCGATCTCGGACCCTTTTCCCGCGCGTCCGGCACCGTCCGTCTGCCCGGCTCGAAGAGCATCTCGAACCGCGTGCTGCTGCTCGCGGCATTGTCCGAGGGCGAGACGACGATTACCAATCTGCTCGATTCCGACGACACCCGCGTGATGCTCGACGCGCTCGAAAAGCTCGGCGTGAAGGTCAAGCGCGACGGCGACACTTGCGTCGTGACGGGCACGCGCGGCGCGCTGCCGGCAGCGCGGGCGGATCTGTTCCTCGGCAACGCGGGCACGGCGGTGCGGCCGCTGACGGCAGCGCTTGCTGTGAACGGCGGCGACTATCGGATTCACGGCGTGCCGCGCATGCATGAGCGGCCGATCGGCGATCTGGTCGACGGCCTGCGGCAGATCGGCGCGAAGATCGACTACGAAGAGAACGAAGGCTTTCCGCCGCTGCGTATCCGTCCGGGGCAGATTTCCGTCGATGCACCCATCCGCGTGCGCGGCGACGTGTCGAGCCAGTTCCTGACGGCGCTGCTGATGACGCTGCCGCTCGTGAAAACGGAAAGCGGCGAGACAATCGTCGAAGTGGCGGGCGAGCTGATTTCGAAGCCGTATATCGAGATCACGATCGCGCTGATGGCGCGCTTCGGTATCAAGGTCGAGCGGCTCGGCTGGGAGCGCTTCACGATTCCGAACGGCGTGCGGTACCAGTCGCCCGGGAAGGTCATGGTGGAAGGCGACGCGTCGTCGGCCTCGTATTTCCTCGCGGCGGGCGCGCTGGGCGGCGGACCGCTGCGGGTCGAAGGCGTGGGGCGCGCGAGCATCCAGGGCGACGTCGGTTTCGCGACGGCGCTGATGAAGATGGGCGCGAACGTCACGATGGGCGACGACTGGATCGAAGTGCGCGGCGTCGGCAACGACCACGGCAAGCTCGATCCCATCGACATGGATTTCAACCTGATCCCCGACGCGGCCATGACGATCGCCGTCGCCGCGCTGTTCGCCGACGGCACGTCGACGCTGCGCAACATCGCGAGCTGGCGGGTGAAGGAAACCGACCGCATCGCCGCGATGGCGACCGAGTTGCGCAAAGTGGGCGCGAAGGTGCAGGAGGGCGAGGATTTCCTCGTCGTCACGCCGCCTGAAACGCTGACGCCGAATGCCGCCATCGACACTTACGACGATCACCGCATGGCGATGTGCTTCTCGCTGGTGAGCCTCGGCGGCGTGCCCGTGCGGATCAACGACCCGAAATGCGTCGGCAAGACGTTCCCCGATTATTTCGAGCGCTTCCTCGCGCTCGCCCAACCCTGA
- the pheA gene encoding prephenate dehydratase has protein sequence MDDELNSQLKPLRERIDAIDAQLIALLNQRAAVALEVGEVKKHFNAPVFRPEREQQVIARLQDMSAGPLAGEHISAIWREIMAASRALEKNITAAYLGPAGTYSEQAMHEYFGQSIEGLPCSSIDEVFRSVEAGGAEFGVVPIENSTEGAVSRTLDLLLQTQLLIGGELALPIHHNLLTLNGGLAGVTRVCAHAQALAQCQRWLATHAPHLERQAVSSNAEAARMAAEDPTIAAIAGDRAATQYGLHVAYALIQDDPHNRTRFVMIGKQPTGASGYDKTSLIVSVANEPGAMFKLLEPLARHGVSMTRFESRPARVGTWEYYFYIDVEGHRDDAPVTAALADLGRKADFLKILGSYPRAR, from the coding sequence ATGGACGACGAACTCAATTCTCAACTCAAACCGCTGCGCGAACGCATCGACGCGATCGACGCGCAGCTCATCGCGCTGCTGAATCAGCGCGCGGCGGTCGCACTCGAAGTCGGCGAGGTCAAGAAGCACTTCAACGCGCCCGTGTTTCGTCCGGAGCGCGAGCAGCAGGTCATTGCCCGCCTGCAGGACATGAGCGCCGGGCCGCTCGCGGGCGAGCACATCAGCGCGATCTGGCGCGAAATCATGGCCGCGAGCCGCGCGCTGGAGAAGAACATCACGGCCGCCTACCTCGGGCCGGCCGGCACCTATAGCGAACAGGCGATGCACGAGTACTTCGGTCAGTCGATCGAAGGCTTGCCTTGTTCTTCGATCGACGAAGTGTTTCGCTCGGTCGAAGCGGGCGGCGCGGAATTCGGCGTCGTGCCTATCGAGAATTCGACGGAAGGCGCAGTGTCGCGCACGCTCGATCTGCTGCTGCAAACGCAATTGCTGATCGGCGGCGAACTCGCATTGCCCATCCATCATAATCTGCTGACGCTCAACGGCGGTCTGGCCGGCGTGACGCGCGTGTGCGCGCATGCGCAGGCGCTCGCGCAGTGCCAGCGCTGGCTGGCCACGCACGCGCCGCATCTCGAGCGCCAGGCCGTGTCGAGCAACGCCGAAGCCGCGCGCATGGCCGCGGAAGATCCGACCATCGCGGCCATCGCGGGCGATCGTGCCGCGACGCAATACGGTCTGCACGTCGCTTACGCGCTGATCCAGGACGATCCGCACAACCGCACGCGCTTCGTGATGATCGGCAAGCAGCCGACAGGCGCGAGCGGCTACGACAAGACGTCGCTGATCGTGTCCGTCGCGAACGAGCCCGGTGCGATGTTCAAGCTGCTCGAACCGCTCGCGCGCCACGGTGTGTCGATGACGCGTTTCGAGTCGCGTCCGGCGCGCGTCGGCACGTGGGAGTACTACTTCTACATCGACGTCGAAGGCCATCGCGACGACGCGCCCGTTACAGCCGCGCTCGCCGATCTCGGCCGGAAAGCAGACTTCCTGAAGATTCTCGGCTCGTATCCGCGCGCCCGCTGA
- a CDS encoding prephenate dehydrogenase/arogenate dehydrogenase family protein, with protein MTDVAAFSFDKLVIFGVGLIGGSLARALRERGDVGGERRVIGVGRSAASTERALELGVIDASASLADDAALRAALEGADVVLLAAPVAQTQPLLERIAPFLDPSTIVTDAGSTKSDVVAAARAALGERIGQFVPGHPIAGRESSGVDAALPDLYVNRNVVLCALPENAQASVDRIAAMWRATGASVHAMPADQHDRVFASVSHLPHVLSFALVEQILNSSDAALKFSFAAGGFRDFTRIAASSPEMWRDVCVANRSALLDEIDGYTAVLARLRSAIEAGDGATLEAVFARSRAARSEWQERATPTQKASPERSATDDASK; from the coding sequence GTGACTGACGTGGCAGCGTTCTCTTTCGACAAACTGGTGATTTTCGGCGTCGGGCTGATCGGCGGATCGCTTGCGCGCGCGCTGCGCGAACGCGGCGACGTGGGCGGTGAGCGGCGGGTGATTGGCGTGGGGCGGTCGGCTGCATCGACAGAGCGCGCGCTCGAACTGGGCGTGATCGACGCGAGCGCCTCGCTCGCCGACGACGCCGCGCTGCGCGCCGCGCTGGAAGGCGCCGACGTGGTATTGCTCGCGGCGCCCGTCGCGCAGACGCAGCCTTTGCTGGAACGCATCGCACCGTTTCTCGACCCGTCGACGATCGTCACCGACGCCGGCAGCACGAAGTCGGACGTCGTCGCGGCGGCACGCGCGGCGCTGGGCGAGCGGATCGGCCAGTTCGTGCCCGGTCATCCGATTGCGGGCCGCGAATCGAGCGGCGTCGACGCCGCTTTGCCCGACCTGTACGTGAACCGCAACGTCGTGCTGTGCGCGTTGCCGGAGAACGCGCAGGCATCGGTTGATCGTATTGCCGCGATGTGGCGCGCCACGGGCGCCAGCGTGCACGCGATGCCGGCGGATCAGCACGACCGCGTGTTCGCGTCGGTCAGCCATTTGCCGCATGTGTTGTCGTTCGCGCTGGTCGAGCAAATTCTCAATTCATCCGATGCCGCGCTGAAGTTCTCCTTCGCGGCGGGCGGTTTCCGCGACTTCACGCGCATCGCTGCGTCGAGCCCGGAAATGTGGCGCGACGTCTGCGTGGCGAACCGCTCGGCGCTGCTCGACGAGATCGACGGCTATACGGCGGTGCTGGCGCGTCTGCGCAGCGCGATCGAAGCCGGCGACGGTGCGACGCTCGAAGCCGTGTTCGCCCGCTCGCGCGCGGCGCGCAGCGAATGGCAGGAGCGCGCAACGCCCACGCAAAAAGCGTCGCCCGAACGCTCCGCAACCGACGACGCGTCGAAATAA
- the ompA gene encoding outer membrane protein OmpA — protein sequence MNKLSKLAFIAATAVMAASAMAQSVPASRQATNDNWVNGTGEYVWMNGTNELCWRDAFWTPATANAKCDGALVAQAPTPPAPPAPVAPAITSQKITYQADTLFDFDKAILKPAGKEKLDDLASKIQGLNLEVVVATGYTDRIGSDKYNDRLSLRRAQAVKAYLVSKGIEANRIYTEGKGKRNPVTTGCNQKNRKQLIACLAPDRRVEVEVVGTSKQ from the coding sequence ATGAATAAACTTTCAAAGCTCGCGTTCATTGCAGCTACCGCAGTTATGGCTGCATCCGCTATGGCACAGTCGGTGCCGGCGTCGCGACAAGCCACGAACGACAACTGGGTGAACGGCACCGGCGAATACGTGTGGATGAACGGCACGAATGAGCTTTGCTGGCGCGACGCGTTCTGGACGCCGGCAACGGCTAACGCAAAGTGCGATGGCGCACTGGTCGCACAAGCACCGACGCCGCCGGCACCTCCGGCACCGGTCGCTCCGGCTATCACCAGCCAGAAGATCACGTATCAAGCTGACACGCTGTTCGACTTCGACAAGGCAATCCTGAAGCCGGCTGGCAAGGAAAAGCTGGACGATCTCGCATCGAAGATTCAAGGCCTGAACCTGGAAGTCGTCGTGGCCACCGGCTACACCGACCGCATCGGTTCGGACAAGTACAACGACCGTCTGTCGCTGCGTCGTGCACAAGCTGTCAAGGCATACCTGGTCAGCAAGGGCATCGAAGCCAACCGTATCTACACGGAAGGCAAGGGCAAGCGCAACCCGGTTACGACGGGCTGCAACCAGAAGAACCGCAAGCAACTCATCGCCTGCCTCGCACCGGATCGTCGCGTGGAAGTCGAAGTTGTCGGTACTTCGAAGCAGTAA
- a CDS encoding DUF2059 domain-containing protein encodes MQKRFKQLMVLAAFVPTLAMAQALQTQQPAPAAPAAAAPVDPAKQAAIKNLLDAIDAQKLVGAIGNSAQMQAKQLVPAILSDALSENKTMTDKQKQASVPSLQKNAVPKLVDSAGQVFATDAFKQDAMQAQYDAYAKYYSTQEINDLTAFYKSPTGRKFIQVQDQVGRDVVNGLMQKYMPQSIKATRDQADKEVASVKPAK; translated from the coding sequence ATGCAAAAACGTTTCAAGCAGTTGATGGTTCTGGCCGCTTTCGTCCCGACCCTCGCGATGGCGCAAGCGCTGCAAACCCAGCAGCCGGCTCCGGCTGCCCCGGCTGCCGCTGCCCCCGTCGACCCGGCGAAGCAGGCTGCCATCAAGAATCTGCTCGACGCGATCGACGCACAGAAGCTGGTCGGCGCGATCGGCAACAGCGCGCAGATGCAGGCAAAGCAGCTCGTCCCGGCCATCCTGTCGGACGCGCTGTCGGAAAACAAGACGATGACGGACAAGCAGAAGCAGGCTTCCGTGCCGTCGCTGCAGAAGAACGCCGTGCCGAAGCTGGTTGACTCGGCAGGCCAGGTCTTCGCAACGGACGCATTCAAGCAGGACGCGATGCAAGCTCAGTACGACGCCTACGCGAAGTACTACAGCACGCAGGAAATCAACGACCTGACCGCGTTCTACAAGAGCCCGACGGGCCGCAAGTTCATCCAGGTTCAAGACCAGGTTGGCCGCGACGTCGTGAACGGTCTGATGCAGAAGTACATGCCGCAATCGATCAAGGCAACGCGCGACCAGGCTGACAAGGAAGTCGCTTCCGTCAAGCCGGCGAAGTAA
- the ubiG gene encoding bifunctional 2-polyprenyl-6-hydroxyphenol methylase/3-demethylubiquinol 3-O-methyltransferase UbiG: MTNADPHELQKFSDLAHRWWDPNAEFKPLHELNPVRLNWIDSHAHLAGKRVLDIGCGGGILSESMATLGADVKGIDLSNEALGVADLHSLESGVTVNYEEIAAEVLAAREPASFDVVTCMEMLEHVPDPSKVVEACKTLVKPGGWVFFSTLNRNVKSYLLAVVGAEYIARMLPKGTHDYARFIRPSELAGFARAADLHTVEIKGITYNPLTRHFGVSNDTDVNYMLACRREA; encoded by the coding sequence ATGACCAATGCCGATCCCCACGAACTGCAGAAATTCAGCGATCTCGCGCATCGCTGGTGGGACCCGAACGCCGAGTTCAAACCGTTGCACGAACTGAATCCGGTGCGGCTCAACTGGATCGACTCGCACGCGCATCTCGCGGGCAAGCGCGTGCTCGATATCGGTTGCGGCGGCGGGATTCTGTCGGAGTCGATGGCGACTTTGGGCGCCGACGTGAAGGGAATCGACCTTTCCAATGAGGCCTTGGGCGTCGCCGATCTTCACAGCCTTGAAAGTGGTGTAACGGTAAATTACGAGGAGATCGCCGCAGAGGTGCTGGCGGCCCGCGAACCTGCCTCGTTCGATGTCGTCACCTGCATGGAAATGCTGGAGCACGTGCCCGACCCGTCGAAGGTCGTCGAAGCGTGCAAGACGCTCGTCAAGCCGGGCGGCTGGGTGTTCTTTTCGACGCTCAATCGCAATGTGAAGTCGTACCTGCTTGCGGTGGTCGGCGCGGAGTACATCGCGCGCATGCTGCCGAAGGGCACGCACGACTACGCCCGCTTCATCCGTCCGTCGGAGCTTGCCGGCTTCGCGCGCGCGGCGGATCTGCACACCGTCGAAATCAAGGGCATCACCTACAACCCGCTCACGCGCCATTTCGGCGTGTCGAACGATACCGACGTCAACTACATGCTCGCGTGCCGTCGCGAAGCCTGA
- the serC gene encoding 3-phosphoserine/phosphohydroxythreonine transaminase, with protein sequence MRVFNFSAGPAAMPEEVLRQAADEMLDWRGSGMSVMEMSHRGKEFMAIHEEALTDLRELLRVPASHQILFLQGGGLGENAIVPMNLMGRKARADFVVTGSWSQKSFKEAQKYGAAHIAASGETADGFTRAPARAEWNLFDDPAYVHLCTNETIHGVETFEIPDLGDIPLVADASSHILSRPMDIAKYGVLFGGAQKNIGMAGVTVVIVREDLLDRSMTMCPSAFEWKTVALNNSMYNTPPTYAIYIAGLVFKWLKKQGGLTAIEARNVEKAKLLYDTIDSSRFYLNKVERNARSRMNVPFFLADESRNEDFLAGAKARGLVQLKGHKSVGGMRASIYNAVPLEGVKALVEYMREFEQRSA encoded by the coding sequence ATGCGCGTCTTCAATTTCTCCGCCGGTCCTGCGGCCATGCCCGAAGAAGTGCTGCGCCAGGCAGCCGACGAAATGCTCGATTGGCGCGGCAGCGGCATGAGCGTGATGGAAATGAGCCATCGCGGCAAAGAGTTCATGGCGATTCATGAAGAAGCGCTGACCGACCTGCGCGAATTGCTGCGGGTGCCCGCAAGCCATCAGATTCTATTTCTGCAAGGCGGCGGTCTCGGCGAAAACGCAATCGTGCCGATGAACCTGATGGGCCGCAAGGCGCGCGCAGACTTCGTCGTGACGGGGTCCTGGTCGCAGAAGTCGTTCAAGGAAGCGCAGAAATACGGCGCGGCGCATATCGCGGCGAGCGGCGAAACGGCTGACGGCTTCACCCGCGCGCCGGCGCGCGCCGAGTGGAACCTGTTCGACGATCCCGCCTATGTGCACCTGTGCACGAACGAAACGATCCACGGCGTCGAGACCTTCGAGATTCCCGATCTCGGCGACATTCCGCTGGTCGCCGACGCGTCGTCGCACATCCTGTCGCGCCCGATGGACATCGCTAAATATGGCGTGCTGTTCGGCGGCGCGCAGAAGAACATCGGGATGGCGGGCGTGACCGTCGTGATCGTCCGCGAAGATCTGCTCGATCGTTCGATGACCATGTGTCCGTCGGCATTCGAATGGAAAACGGTCGCGCTGAACAATTCGATGTACAACACGCCGCCCACTTACGCGATCTACATCGCCGGGCTGGTGTTCAAGTGGTTGAAGAAGCAGGGCGGGTTGACTGCGATCGAGGCACGCAACGTCGAGAAGGCGAAGCTGCTGTACGACACGATTGATTCCAGCCGCTTCTATCTGAACAAGGTGGAGCGCAACGCGCGGTCGCGGATGAACGTACCGTTCTTCCTCGCTGACGAGTCGCGCAACGAAGATTTCCTGGCCGGCGCGAAGGCGCGCGGGCTGGTGCAGCTGAAGGGCCACAAGTCCGTCGGCGGCATGCGGGCGTCGATTTACAACGCGGTGCCGCTCGAAGGCGTCAAAGCGCTTGTCGAGTACATGAGGGAATTCGAACAGCGCAGCGCGTGA
- the hisC gene encoding histidinol-phosphate transaminase, translated as MTTSFGPSYVRAIAPYVAGKPISEVAREFGLDEARIVKLASNENPLGMPESAKTAMAQAASELGRYPDANAFELKAALSAQYDVPADWITLGNGSNDILELAAHAFVEKNQSVVYAQYSFAVYALATQGLGARAIVVPAVEYGHDLDAMLAAISDDTRLVFVANPNNPTGTFIDGATIEAFLSKVARHVAVVLDEAYTEYLSADKRYDSIAWVRRYPNLLVSRTFSKAFGLAGLRVGFAIAQPELTDLMNRLRQPFNVNTLAQAAAIAALNDKPFLQKSAELNAQGYQRLTQAFDKLGLEYVPSHGNFVLVRVGNDDGAGNRVNLELLKQGVIVRPVGSYGLPQWLRVTIGLPEENEAFIAALEKTLATA; from the coding sequence ATGACAACGTCTTTCGGTCCGTCCTACGTTCGCGCGATCGCGCCTTATGTGGCTGGCAAGCCGATCTCGGAAGTCGCGCGCGAATTTGGGCTGGACGAAGCGCGTATCGTGAAGCTCGCGTCGAATGAGAATCCGCTTGGCATGCCGGAGTCCGCGAAAACGGCGATGGCGCAGGCGGCGAGCGAACTCGGCCGCTATCCGGACGCGAACGCCTTCGAACTGAAGGCCGCGCTTTCCGCGCAATACGACGTGCCCGCCGACTGGATCACGCTCGGCAACGGCAGCAACGACATTCTCGAACTGGCCGCCCATGCGTTTGTCGAGAAGAACCAGTCGGTCGTCTACGCACAATATTCGTTCGCCGTGTACGCGCTGGCGACGCAAGGCCTCGGCGCGCGCGCGATCGTCGTGCCCGCCGTGGAGTACGGCCACGATCTCGACGCGATGCTCGCCGCAATCAGCGACGACACGCGCCTCGTGTTCGTCGCGAACCCGAATAACCCGACGGGCACGTTCATCGACGGTGCGACGATCGAAGCGTTTCTGTCGAAGGTGGCGCGCCACGTCGCCGTGGTGCTCGACGAGGCGTACACGGAATACCTGAGCGCAGACAAGCGCTACGACTCGATTGCGTGGGTGCGCCGCTATCCGAACCTGCTGGTGTCGCGCACGTTCTCGAAGGCGTTCGGTCTTGCCGGTCTGCGTGTCGGCTTCGCCATCGCGCAGCCGGAACTGACCGATCTGATGAACCGTCTGCGTCAGCCGTTCAATGTGAACACGCTCGCGCAAGCGGCCGCGATTGCCGCCCTGAACGACAAGCCGTTCCTGCAAAAGAGCGCTGAACTGAATGCACAGGGCTATCAACGTCTGACGCAAGCGTTCGACAAGCTCGGTCTCGAATACGTGCCGTCGCATGGCAACTTCGTGCTGGTGCGCGTCGGCAATGACGACGGCGCGGGCAATCGTGTGAATCTCGAACTGCTGAAGCAGGGCGTGATCGTGCGGCCGGTGGGCAGCTACGGCCTGCCGCAGTGGCTGCGCGTGACGATCGGCCTGCCGGAAGAAAACGAGGCGTTCATCGCGGCGCTCGAAAAGACGCTGGCGACGGCCTGA